Below is a window of Salvia splendens isolate huo1 unplaced genomic scaffold, SspV2 ctg770, whole genome shotgun sequence DNA.
GCCAGGGGTGCTCTGGGTTGGGGTGGGCTTCCACTTTAATGATTTCCAAGCCTTCGCTTTTGTGTTTCACTCGGTTTCTGATTGCGCCTTGAAGCTGTTTGATGATTTGCTTAGATGATCGACTGTGAAATTTGAGGGCGACACGATCTTCATTTGGATGACTTTGAAATCAATAAGGTGAGAAGAGATGGAGAATTCACCAAGCACGCACAGAGAAATGGCGCCTCCACAGGGCTGCGTTAGAAGATGAATGTCTTGATGCCACTGGAGACCAGAGCTTCTGCTGCAGACGACCCCGCCTATAACTGCTGCTCGCAGTGTTGCAGTGATGATAAAAGTTAGTCTTTCTGCATCTAATTGTTTGGGGCTTAATGGTTTTGGACCTCAATTTCTCAGTGTAAGAGTGGAGGCGCTGGTTTATTGTGTCTACATCTGATTTTATATAACCATTTACTTACAATTGATTCAGACTGTCAGTAATCTCCTTCATATTTGCAGAACTTATTCAAAATACAATGTGCTCGGAATCACTGAGGAGAATCAGAGAATCGAGGGAAAAAATATCATGTTAACCTGGAAGCAGAGGTCCAAGCTTAATAGCACTTCAAATCTTCTACTTCCATGGTAACACTTCAGGCCTCTTAAATCTCAATAAACCATCATGGATTTAGTTATAGCTGGAGGCGTAGTAGTATTTTCTAGCAGCATACTTGAGAGAGGCTTAGTACTAGTTTGTGAAGCTGCCCCATGTGTACCTTGGAAGTGATCATTATTTGAAAACTGTGAATTTAAGCACCGCCCAGTTATATTCTGCTAGTTCTTGGAACAAGATATCAAGCAGGTTTTTCGATATTTATTGACATCGGTACATTGATTTCAGAGTATTTGGTGCCTGAAGAAGCAAATTCTGGGATAATAATAGTCATGAGTTATCaaaatttttttatagaaatCAGTGCTAGTTGATTATTAAACTTCTGTACAGTGTACAATGAAGATCAAAGAGCCCTTCATATGCTCCTCTCGAATTCTTTTTACGGAATGGATATATCACTGACATGGTACTTCATTTTTTGGTTATAAGAGTATAAAATACAATAACTTACATAAAAATTATGTAAAATATCCCAACCCAGATATCTGCTACAGTTTATTTCCCCAATGGACATGCACAAGCTGTGGGAGCAACATTAGTACCTATTTGGTGATGAAGGCCCCAAAGTTTAATGTCCTTCGTGCTCATCGTTGATTTGATTGGACCAGGTGATCCTTTAAAGCGTGGAGATCGATGTGAGGATCCCATATGATAATGATTCCCAACCCAACTACTGCTTGTCAGCTCACTGTTAATAGATGATATTGGAGACAGCTTATGCTTATAAGGAGAGGTAATCTCAGAACATACATCAAAACTAAGTGGTCGTAATCTTGGGGAGCTCGTTGATCTAGCTTTCGCTTTGGCAGATTCTGTCGTGGCCATGTATGCAGGAATGATAGGAGAACCTACAAATAAAGTTTCATCCCCTGTGGACCGCTGCTTCCTATGATGATATGGTTTTCTTGGGACATATGCAGGAGACTCTGGCACATCTGCTTGATATTGCTTTTGAAAATTTCTCAGTTTGCCCCCAATTTCATCTATGTTTCTTGAATTAGCTGACAAGGTTCCAATCAAATTGCCTGGATTTTCACTTTTAGCTAGCTGGGAATCTACCCACTGTTCTAACCAATATCTCCGTCTCCCATATACCTTGTCACGTTCTGTTTCTGCTGATCTCTGGCAATATATAGTGATATGAGGATAATTCAAAAACTGGATGCTATTGCTATAATGAAAATTGTCACTCAAAAAAACTCACCCGATGGTTCAAGTAGTATTCTCTGACCCTCTCTCTCTTGATAGAAGCCTCTCTTTTAGTTTGAAGCAGAGCTTTTAGCTCTTCCTTGGTCAATGTACTGTCATCCCACCTCTTTTGGCTGTTTAGATCTACCTGCACTTTTGTAGAAGATTACTTATCATCAGATATTGATGGATAATGGAAACAGGTGCACCTAAAATTTGTTTTGTTGATGTAGTTTATTGTGTATGTACCATTTTTGTCAGTACTCATCATAATCCTATTTCTTATTTTAGTATAAAGAACAGAAGTTAAATACATGGATGTAGATATATTAAGGAAACCACACTCCACAACTTAACCTTTATGTCCTTTTCGCTGAAATCCTGTGATGTGTAATCTTTACACCGCAACTCCTTATTAACTCTTTCACACTTGTTTGAGAAAACTTCTGATTGGATGTTTACTATGGACTGCAGACACTTGAGAGTATCGATAGCTTGCTGTCGAACAGCCCAACCTCGAATAAGAGCTTGAAGCTTGACGACTCCTTTCAGTGCTCGTAGTGCTTTCCTTGCCTGGAATGATAATGGCATTGATAATGTTTTCACTCATCTCATTAGTTCTCCTAAATGTGCCACTTTCAAGAAGTAAAGGATCTCAAAAAGACTCACTAGATAACCACGAAATGCAGCTTGAACTTTGATGGCAGCCGAAGCTTCTAATGTGTCGTTGCGAATACTGGCATGATTGTGGTTTTCAGAAGATTCTGGATGAGCTGTTTCCCCATTCTGCTGAAGCTCAGGAGTGTCTGTTGCTGTGAGTTGCCATGGTAGCCTTTCCCTCGGAGACGATGGCACAAGTTCTTTCATTTTGAGCAATCGGCACACCCATCTCCTTCGCTTATCCTTTTCGCAGCGCACGAGAGATCGAAGCAGTTCTGGTAAATCTTCTACACagtaaaatatgaatttgaaaagTATAACGTTGTGTACCTTTTCCCTTCTTGGTTGTGGCTCTGAAATGAAAAACCTCTTAATTAGACTGAACCaggtcttcttcttctttgccATCAAGTATCACTGCTCAAAATGAGTGTGGATATTAAAAAAGAGTTAGACTAACTAAGAATAGCAAATGGACATTTGATCTGTGTGCATAATAAGTATGTGCTTCCTCAATATGGACAACAAGAAAATAGTACTCATAAATGCATGTGCTATTGTATAATTTCTTGACAAACTCGCTTTTGTATCATGTCCATTGTAGTTGCTCCTTTTTATCTTCTATCAATTATttcatctttttctatcatGAGTTTCACGTGCTGGGCACGTGGGCCTTGCACCATAAAGTGAGTTAGGGTCAGCTTGATCTATTCTCATTGTTTGCCAACTTAGTTTATTGTGAATTCTTGTATGATGTGTTCACTTGAATTAGTGTAATCACTTGAATCATGCATGAGTCTTTTGGCCTTTCCCCTTTGGAGTTTAAAAATCTAGATTCaccttttatatttttttcaacaCTTAAAAGAATTGCGCGGAGTTAGTTGTAGGTGGTCGGATTTGATGTTCGTTCATGATAGTACGAGGTTCTTTAGATTCGAACGTGGATGATGTGCTAGAATAAGAATAGAAGATGTAACACAATTGAGTCTTGAACCGGAGCTCTAGTTTTTGCCTCAATAGAGGAGAGACCAAAAAATGAAGAATAGGAAATCCAAGTGAAAAATACATTATTGGAGGTGGGGAAATCCCTACTGTGCAATGAATGGGGTAAAGAGAGCAAGCAAGCAAGTCTTTGAAGGAGAGAGACAGCTGTTGAGGGCCCTATTTTTGCTTATCACATTCATATGCAATATTCAACATAAGTTAACTAGTTTAGATTAATAATTATGAAAGTGGATCAAATTTTCTTTGTTTCGGAAATGATTCAGTCTTCACATGTAATGTTGCAATGCAGTAAAGGATGATTTCCATATTGGATACCCAAGTTTTATTCATGAGCCAACCCCTTTTTTCTCACTTCTTGAATTTCATGAACATCATTTAGCATATGTAAATATTCTAAACATTATTTTTTGTGAtgtttaagaaattaatttaccAAGTTTTGTTATAAAAAAGAAGATCAAGTTGGAGAGAAGAATGCGACTGATAGAGACTTGAGTCCAGGGGGACATTATATAGTGTGAGCATGTTCCTCTCCCTCAGTTTTTCTGATATGCTGTCGGATATAGGACTTCCACTCATTCCTCTTAACTTTTATTTAAGTTTCTTTTACTACTAGATTTCATTGCAATTGAAATGTTAGTTTAATGAGATGTGGAGTATTACTATTTTAATTGTTGTCAAGGCCCATGTATTAGAAGTTTTAAGGGGATATATTTTGAGAGCTTTGGAAAAAATTGAAGTCTTGTATCAAAAATTGGTTTTTTTATATAAGTCTAAAATGTGTGTATGTTTTCAAATGGAGGGAGTTTTAAAATGTGTTTGATTCTTTGGATACATCACTTCAAAGTTCAAACATCTAAGAAGTATCTATAGAGAATTACGAAGACTCTATATCAAATTAGAACTTAAATAAGGAAAAGAatctttaaaattataaaatggttATCGAAAAGAATATTGTTGAGTAAATATTCGAATAAAATACTATATGTGGGAATTGAATAATAAATTCTTTAAATAAAGGCATGTATTTAAATGTCCAATTCTATTATTTTAAtccttaaatttttaaatttaattgaatttgattaaaatttgttttgttatttattgtatCATATGTAGCAATAAAAAAGAAGTgatatagaaattttatgttaaattgtaacatgatttcgagcttgattcgaattaattacacaatatttagtaggaaaatattttttttaaat
It encodes the following:
- the LOC121791292 gene encoding protein IQ-DOMAIN 12-like isoform X2 produces the protein MAKKKKTWFSLIKRFFISEPQPRREKDKRRRWVCRLLKMKELVPSSPRERLPWQLTATDTPELQQNGETAHPESSENHNHASIRNDTLEASAAIKVQAAFRGYLARKALRALKGVVKLQALIRGWAVRQQAIDTLKCLQSIVNIQSEVFSNKCERVNKELRCKDYTSQDFSEKDIKVDLNSQKRWDDSTLTKEELKALLQTKREASIKRERVREYYLNHRRSAETERDKVYGRRRYWLEQWVDSQLAKSENPGNLIGTLSANSRNIDEIGGKLRNFQKQYQADVPESPAYVPRKPYHHRKQRSTGDETLFVGSPIIPAYMATTESAKAKARSTSSPRLRPLSFDVCSEITSPYKHKLSPISSINSELTSSSWVGNHYHMGSSHRSPRFKGSPGPIKSTMSTKDIKLWGLHHQIGTNVAPTACACPLGK
- the LOC121791292 gene encoding protein IQ-DOMAIN 12-like isoform X1, which codes for MAKKKKTWFSLIKRFFISEPQPRREKVHNVILFKFIFYCVEDLPELLRSLVRCEKDKRRRWVCRLLKMKELVPSSPRERLPWQLTATDTPELQQNGETAHPESSENHNHASIRNDTLEASAAIKVQAAFRGYLARKALRALKGVVKLQALIRGWAVRQQAIDTLKCLQSIVNIQSEVFSNKCERVNKELRCKDYTSQDFSEKDIKVDLNSQKRWDDSTLTKEELKALLQTKREASIKRERVREYYLNHRRSAETERDKVYGRRRYWLEQWVDSQLAKSENPGNLIGTLSANSRNIDEIGGKLRNFQKQYQADVPESPAYVPRKPYHHRKQRSTGDETLFVGSPIIPAYMATTESAKAKARSTSSPRLRPLSFDVCSEITSPYKHKLSPISSINSELTSSSWVGNHYHMGSSHRSPRFKGSPGPIKSTMSTKDIKLWGLHHQIGTNVAPTACACPLGK